The sequence below is a genomic window from Microbacterium sp. SORGH_AS_0888.
CCAGCGAGCCGAACCACTGCGCGAGCGCCCGCGCGGCGACGGGGCCGACGTGACGGATGTTGAGGGCGACGAGCAGGCGCCAGAGCTCCTTCGTCTTCGCCTTCTCGAGCTCGGCGAGCAGCTTGACCGCCTGCTCGGAGGGCAGGGTCTCGCGGTAGTCCTTGCGGATGCCACGACGCCGGCGCTCGGCGGCGTCGAGCTCTTCCGTGCCCGGCGGGTACTGCGCCGGGCCGAGCTTCTGGAACGGGGCGCGGCGCACGAACTCGCCCGTCGTCTCGTCGACCTTCTTCTCGCCCGTCTCGGCGTCGCGCACGACGACCTCGATCGGCACGAGCTCCTCGAGCGTGAGGTCGAACAGGCCCGCCTCGGTGTCGAGCGGCGGACGCGCGGGGACGTCGGGCTGGGTCAGCGCTGCCGCGGTCACCTCGCCCAGCGCCTCGATGTCGAGCGCGCCGCGCGATCCGATGTGCTCGACGCGCCCGCGCACCTGGGCCGGGCACGACCGGGCGTTCGGGCACCGCAGGTCGATGTCCCCCTCTTTCGCGGGAGCCAGGGGCGTGCCGCACTCGGGGCAGTCGGACGGCATGACGAAGGCGCGCTCGCTGCCGTCGCGGAGCTCGGCCACCGGGCCCAGGACCTCTGGGATCACATCGCCCGCCTTGCGGAGCACGACCACGTCTCCGATCAGCACGCCCTTGGCCTTCACGACGTCCTGGTTGTGCAGCGTGGCCTGGCGCACGACCGAGCCCGCCACACGCACCGGCTCCATGACGGCGAAGGGCGTGGCGCGGCCGGTGCGGCCGACCGACACGACGATGTCCAGGAGCCGGGTGTTGACCTGCTCGGGCGGGTACTTGTAGGCGATCGCCCAGCGCGGAGCGCGGCTCGTCGCTCCCAGCTCGTCGTGCAGCGCGAGCTCGTCGACCTTGACGACGATCCCGTCGAGCTCGTGCTCGACGTCGTGCCGATGCTCACCGAAGTAGGCGACGAACTCGAGCACCCCGTCGGTGTCGGGGTTGACGCGGTTGTGCGGGCTCACCGGGAGTCCCCATCCGCGCAGGAGCTCGTACACCTCGCTCTGGGCCGACACCGGCGGGTCCTGCCAGGCGCCGATGCCGTGGACGTAGAGCCGGAGCGCGCCGATGCGGGCCAGTGCCGCCTCGCGTTCGAGCCCGGTCTTCTTGTCGAGCTGCTGCCGGAGGCCGCCGCTGGCCGCGTTGCGCGGGTTCGCGAAGGCCGGGAAACGTCGCTGTGCCGCCGCCCGCGCCCGTTCCTCGTCGAAGG
It includes:
- the ligA gene encoding NAD-dependent DNA ligase LigA, translated to MRRLEQIEHAYPELQGQDSPTLSVGAAGATDLVTIEHAERMLSLDNVFSPEELRDWCHKTQDAAGRSVAWLTELKIDGLAISLRYENGVLTSAATRGDGRVGELVTENALRLADVPERLSGRDHPALVEVRGEVFIPVAAFEELNALQARLRERAVAEARERAERRNGAFDEERARAAAQRRFPAFANPRNAASGGLRQQLDKKTGLEREAALARIGALRLYVHGIGAWQDPPVSAQSEVYELLRGWGLPVSPHNRVNPDTDGVLEFVAYFGEHRHDVEHELDGIVVKVDELALHDELGATSRAPRWAIAYKYPPEQVNTRLLDIVVSVGRTGRATPFAVMEPVRVAGSVVRQATLHNQDVVKAKGVLIGDVVVLRKAGDVIPEVLGPVAELRDGSERAFVMPSDCPECGTPLAPAKEGDIDLRCPNARSCPAQVRGRVEHIGSRGALDIEALGEVTAAALTQPDVPARPPLDTEAGLFDLTLEELVPIEVVVRDAETGEKKVDETTGEFVRRAPFQKLGPAQYPPGTEELDAAERRRRGIRKDYRETLPSEQAVKLLAELEKAKTKELWRLLVALNIRHVGPVAARALAQWFGSLDAIRGATREELAAVEGVGGIIADAVLDWFEIDWHRDIVERWAAAGVRWQTPGHPGPGAATADGGVLEGVTVVATGSLEGYTREGAQEAIIAAGGKAASSVSKKTDFVAAGPGAGSKLAKAEELGLRIIDAAQFRILVEQGPAALDPGEPDAD